The Erigeron canadensis isolate Cc75 chromosome 4, C_canadensis_v1, whole genome shotgun sequence genome window below encodes:
- the LOC122597322 gene encoding protein indeterminate-domain 4, chloroplastic-like: MASGSSSSSMSHLVAPMKQTDPNTDVVIAVTATTLLKGNRYVCEVCNKGFPREQNLTLHGRIHNLPFSLKTRAPKHPGARKVYLCPEPTCQHHNLSHGLGDFGGLKKHYLRKHCTQKNFQCNTCSKMYAAETDLKAHLKVCGKRGYVCRCGARFARGNNFFAHQQYCATKELEALAGHSPTLQMGDGSRKITTNSNNSHFMGSTTPYAPTFNMGDNSMGSTRNDNPNGLIGLYTSHPDPHISAFQNLSKSYHFATPDQSQFCPSGIDNESLMTNPSIGSNFCQLFPDTFSPLLPHQNQPELQEDLDSMFYTDLVMGKSPLDNVNIMGDGWNIYENGEGSNTNTINGVTVDQSSSYNLLPGVHNTNSLNGMPNFVCGEGSSTVHQEFDGSYDKGSNYDYGDCSGQSDNGYGMETSNYETSAAAAGTVAPYGQILNQFRGFWF, encoded by the exons ATGGCTTCAggatcatcttcatcatcaatgtctCATCTTGTTGCTCCCATGAAGCAAACTG ATCCAAATACAGATGTTGTAATAGCAGTAACTGCCACCACTCTACTGAAAGGAAACAGATATGTTTGTGAAGTATGCAACAAAGGGTTCCCAAGAGAGCAGAATTTGACACTTCACGGACGAATCCACAATCTTCCGTTCAGTCTCAAGACAAGAGCTCCAAAGCATCCGGGGGCACGAAAGGTGTATCTATGCCCTGAGCCCACTTGCCAACACCACAACCTTTCTCACGGATTAGGAGACTTCGGTGGTCTTAAGAAACATTATTTACGGAAACATTGTACTCAAAAGAATTTTCAGTGTAATACCTGCTCCAAGATGTATGCTGCTGAGACTGACTTGAAAGCGCATTTAAAGGTTTGTGGTAAAAGGGGATACGTTTGTCGTTGTGGTGCTCGGTTTGCTAG GGGTAACAACTTCTTTGCTCACCAACAATATTGTGCCACAAAAGAGCTTGAGGCTCTAGCCGGGCATTCACCAACACTCCAGATGGGAGACGGGTCACGCAAAATCACTACCAATAGCAACAACAGCCACTTCATGGGCTCAACTACACCATATGCACCAACATTTAACATGGGGGATAACTCAATGGGAAGCACCAGGAATGACAACCCGAACGGCCTCATAGGTTTGTATACATCACATCCGGATCCTCACATTTCTGCCTTCCAAAATCTGTCCAAATCATACCATTTTGCTACACCTGACCAGTCTCAGTTTTGTCCTTCTGGAATAGACAATGAAAGCCTTATGACTAACCCTTCCATCGGCTCAAACTTTTGCCAGTTATTTCCTGATACCTTTTCTCCATTATTACCTCACCAAAACCAACCTGAACTTCAAGAAGATTTGGATTCAATGTTTTACACAGATCTAGTAATGGGCAAAAGCCCATTAGACAATGTGAACATTATGGGAGATGGTtggaatatatatgaaaatgggGAAGGATCAAACACTAATACTATTAATGGTGTTACCGTTGACCAGTCAAGCTCTTATAACTTGTTACCAGGTGTACACAACACTAATAGTCTGAATGGGATGCCAAATTTTGTATGTGGTGAGGGATCCTCTACTGTCCACCAAGAATTTGATGGCAGTTATGATAAAGGAAGTAACTACGATTATGGTGATTGCAGCGGACAGTCTGACAACGGATATGGAATGGAAACGTCCAACTATGAAACATCAGCTGCAGCAGCAGGAACGGTAGCCCCATATGGACAGATCTTGAACCAATTCCGTggattttggttttaa
- the LOC122597323 gene encoding protein indeterminate-domain 11-like, producing the protein MASGSSSSSKSPALPTSLAPAQHNPNASRVVAPSPRALLNENRYVCEVCLKGFLRKQNLSLHRRAHNLPFCLKSRAPKDPVGRKVYLCPEPTCQHHNRSRALGDFGGLKKHYLRKHCTQKNHKCDTCSKSYAAETDLKAHSKVCGKRKQICHCGARFTRGYNIVSHQDCCTIQEHKAAVGHSPKLQMGDKSGKNKFPIGSSSSYAPTYNLEGSSMKSTSDDNHSNLKGLYTSHSDPNISAVQNLSKSYASGALYQSQLYPSEKSNGSLMTDTSIGLNLGQIFPDFFSPSSSQQNQHKLQADSDMRFYADLLTDKIPLDNVNHMGDGRNIYGNGDGSNSKSSGGVYNTNSLNGMPNFVCGEGSSSFNQEFDGSYDQGSYYSYGECSGQSDYGYGMEVSNFETSAATGGIAPYGQILNQFRGFWF; encoded by the exons ATGGCTTCAGgatcctcttcatcatcaaagtCGCCTGCGCTACCAACCTCACTTGCTCCTGCTCAACACA ATCCAAATGCATCTCGTGTTGTAGCGCCATCTCCGCGCGCTCTACTGAATGAAAACAGGTATGTCTGTGAAGTATGCTTAAAAGGGTTCCTAAGAAAGCAGAATTTGTCACTTCACCGACGAGCCCACAATCTTCCATTCTGTCTCAAGTCAAGGGCACCAAAGGATCCGGTTGGAAGAAAGGTGTACCTATGCCCTGAGCCCACCTGCCAACACCACAACCGCTCTCGTGCCTTAGGAGACTTTGGTGGTCTTAAGAAGCATTATTTACGGAAACATTGTACTCAAAAGAATCATAAGTGTGACACCTGCTCCAAGAGTTATGCTGCTGAGACTGACTTGAAAGCGCATTCAAAGGTTTGtggtaaaagaaaacaaatttgtcATTGTGGCGCTCGGTTTACAAG GGGTTACAACATTGTTTCACACCAAGATTGCTGTACCATACAAGAACATAAGGCTGCAGTCGGCCATTCACCAAAACTCCAGATGGGTGACAAATCAGGCAAGAATAAGTTCCCAATAGGCTCAAGTTCATCATATGCACCAACATATAACTTGGAAGGCAGCTCAATGAAAAGCACTAGTGATGACAACCACAGCAACCTCAAAGGCTTATACACATCACATTCAGATCCTAACATATCCGCCGTCCAAAATCTGTCCAAATCCTACGCTTCTGGTGCACTTTACCAGTCTCAGTTGTATCCATCTGAAAAAAGCAATGGGAGCCTTATGACTGACACTTCCATCGGCTTAAACTTGGGCCAGATATTTCCTGATTTCTTTTCTCCATCATCAAGTCAACAAAACCAACATAAACTTCAAGCAGATTCCGATATGAGGTTTTATGCTGATCTGCTAACGGACAAAATCCCATTAGACAATGTGAACCATATGGGAGATGGTAGGAATATATATGGAAATGGGGATGGATCAAATTCAAAGTCAAGTGGGGGAGTATACAACACTAATAGTCTGAATGGCATGCCGAATTTTGTATGTGGAGAGGGATCCTCTAGTTTCAACCAAGAATTTGATGGCAGTTATGATCAAGGAAGTTACTATAGTTATGGTGAATGCAGTGGACAGTCTGACTATGGATATGGAATGGAAGTGtccaactttgaaacatcaGCTGCAACAGGAGGGATAGCCCCATATGGACAGATCTTGAACCAATTCCGTGGATTTTGGTTTTGA
- the LOC122597321 gene encoding uncharacterized protein LOC122597321, translated as MQDNYIPMYNQHGVYRQGCSFKYFKSCGAPEFNGDGGPTACIRWLEEIEAVIVRSHCTYDDQVTYSTGMFRGDALKWWNKEIGAGNAIPWDQFKILVKERFCPPYELQTLTLEFVQLQMNGADYKGYIRRFQELSTLIPHLVTPEAQAIQKFVMGLTPKVRHLVNNIMPTSLTEAINRAGSVTEDLLRSGELSKPSSSKKKDAPESSGVMKMGRFDPTRPNKGKVFAAIEPAKKAYGPRVAPTHAVPLQTFPPQANNQRGQRGACYECGSTDHYRNACPQWVGQNVQVAVHPNQLQIAGPNQNCGQQGHQVQPRGRAFAVNANEARNDPNMVAGTFLLNGHYATVLYDSGADFSFVSHSFVPLIDVHPCALNYVLDIEMVNGALTRLSQVLRDCILTLNDVEFYNDLMPFDIGSFHIIVGMDWMTEVNAVIDCGERVVKIPLSNGNVLRVQGETSDFSNSKVFSTTVTKVELEIVPIVRDFPDVFPDDLPGLPPSRELDFRINLIPGAATVAKPPYRLALTEMQELKSQLEELQEKGFIRPSQSPWGAPILFVKKKDGY; from the exons ATGCAAGACAACTACATTCCTATGTATAATCAACATGGAGTGTATCGTCAAGGGTGTTCTTTCAAATATTTCAAGAGTTGTGGAGCTCCGGAGTTTAATGGGGATGGGGGTCCCACGGCTTGTATAAGGTGGCTTGAGGAGATTGAAGCGGTGATTGTTAGGAGCCATTGTACTTATGATGATCAAGTTACTTATTCAACCGGCATGTTTAGAGGTGACGCATTGAAGTGGTGGAACAAGGAAATAGGGGCGGGCAATGCTATACCTTGGGATCAATTCAAGATCTTGGTGAAGGAAAGGTTTTGTCCACCCTATGAACTTCAAACTCTAACCTTGGAGTTCGTTCAACTCCAAATGAATGGGGCGGATTATAAGGGGTACATTCGGCGATTCCAAGAGTTGTCAACACTTATCCCGCACTTGGTGACTCCCGAGGCCCAAGCTATTCAAAAGTTTGTTATGGGCCTAACTCCAAAAGTCCGACACTTGGTAAATAATATCATGCCTACCTCCTTGACGGAAGCCATAAACCGTGCTGGTAGTGTTACCGAAGATCTACTTAGAAGTGGTGAATTGAGCAAACCATCGTCATCAAAAAAGAAGGATGCACCCGAGTCAAGTGGGGTGATGAAGATGGGTAGGTTCGACCCCACACGCCCTAACAAAGGAAAAGTGTTTGCGGCAATTGAACCGGCAAAGAAAGCTTAT GGCCCGAGAGTGGCTCCTACTCATGCGGTTCCTCTCCAAACCTTTCCTCCTCAAGCTAACAATCAAAGGGGTCAACGGGGAGCTTGTTATGAATGTGGAAGCACCGATCATTATCGTAATGCTTGTCCTCAATGGGTGGGACAAAATGTTCAAGTGGCGGTTCATCCAAATCAACTCCAAATCGCCGGTCCTAACCAAAATTGTGGCCAACAAGGCCACCAAGTGCAGCCTAGGGGAAGAGCCTTTGCGGTGAATGCAAATGAAGCCCGCAATGATCCAAATATGGTGGCAGGTACATTTCTTCTTAACGGTCATTATGCCACGGTGTTATATGATTCCGGAGCCGATTTTAGCTTCGTGTCCCATAGTTTTGTTCCTTTGATTGATGTTCATCCATGTGCCTTGAACTATGTGCTTGACATTGAGATGGTCAATGGTGCTTTAACTAGACTTAGTCAAGTACTCCGTGATTGTATCTTGACTTTAAACGACGTCGAATTTTACAATGATCTCATGCCTTTCGATATTGGGAGTTTTCACATCATTGTGGGTATGGATTGGATGACGGAGGTGAATGCAGTCATTGATTGTGGCGAAAGAGTGGTCAAAATACCATTGTCAAACGGTAATGTTCTTAGAGTCCAAGGTGAAACTTCCGATTTTTCCAATTCCAAGGTTTTTAGTACTACCGTCACAAAGGTAGAATTGGAAATCGTCCCCATTGTTCGTGATTTCCCCGATGTCTTCCCAGATGACCTACCGGGCTTACCCCCGTCTCGTGAACTTGACTTTCGCATTAATTTGATCCCCGGAGCCGCAACCGTGGCTAAGCCTCCATATAGACTTGCCTTGACGGAAATGCAAGAGTTAAAATCTCAACTTGAAGAACTTCAAGAGAAAGGGTTCATTCGACCTAGTCAATCGCCTTGGGGAGCTCCAATCTTATTTGTAAAGAAGAAAGATGGGTATTGA
- the LOC122597324 gene encoding uncharacterized protein LOC122597324, which yields MWLVSLDRLPTRNNLAYKGMDMPSIRCPLCDNFVETCDHVFDSCEFASYVRAGVSNWLQIVLLALHGPAELLHLVDTMQISMEKKRVVEAIVFCGCWSIWKFRNDKVFNKGKQRKEYIIDNIIVYSYLWLSNRTKKKYMSLVEWLSIPLSFV from the coding sequence ATGTGGCTTGTTAGTTTGGATAGGCTCCCAACTCGAAACAACTTGGCTTATAAAGGTATGGATATGCCGTCTATTCGCTGCCCCTTGTGTGATAACTTTGTTGAGACTTGTGATCATGTTTTTGATTCATGTGAGTTCGCTTCTTATGTACGGGCGGGTGTCTCTAATTGGTTACAAATTGTTCTTTTGGCTTTGCATGGACCAGCCGAGTTATTACACTTGGTTGATACGATGCAGATTTCTATGGAAAAAAAACGTGTTGTCGAAGCTATTGTCTTTTGTGGGTGTTGGTCTATTTGGAAATTCCGTAATGACAAGGTGTTCAACAAGGGGAAACAAAGAAAGGAGTACATCATCGATAACATCATTGTTTATTCATACTTGTGGTTATCTAATAGAACTAAAAAGAAATACATGTCGTTGGTGGAGTGGCTTTCCATTCCCCTGTCTTTCGTTTAG
- the LOC122598530 gene encoding myb family transcription factor MPH1-like yields the protein MGGCERNGTVRQYIRSKVPRLRWTPELHRRFVHAIHTLGGPREATPKLILQKMDVKGLAISHVKSHLQMYRGIKGGDDNVSLQDDVVDDDDVVGQVVGFIKKSVEDQNDGCIDHEDLHTSTPIQNPFTVPYKRGRTETTGMLGYWERRIKGKEDLGDHKWQQPHSFSIPHFHFNPLFTNQRESDNLKISTPERGSLTGIKLEKLGHIKEEVDEASGCGLALSLSLHHPLVQMSNGCSSTSEISEEAHSRLNLSDHSSDKCSVNLDLSIALCH from the exons ATGGGGGGTTGTGAGAGGAATGGAACTGTGAGACAATACATAAGATCAAAAGTTCCAAGGCTTAGATGGACTCCTGAACTCCATAGACGTTTTGTTCATGCTATTCATACTCTTGGTGGTCCTCgtg AAGCAACACCAAAACTTATTCTTCAAAAAATGGATGTAAAAGGACTTGCTATTTCTCATGTCAAAAGTCATCTTCAg ATGTATAGAGGCATCAAGGGTGGTGATGATAATGTTTCTCTCCAAG ATGATgttgtagatgatgatgatgttgttggTCAAGTTGTTGGATTCATAAAGAAGTCTGTTGAGGATCAAAATGATGGGTGCATTGATCATGAGGATTTACATACATCCACTCCAATTCAAAATCCCTTTACTGTACCTTATAAAAG agGTAGAACTGAGACAACAGGGATGCTTGGATATTGGGAAAGAAGAATAAAGGGTAAGGAGGACCTTGGTGATCACAAATGGCAGCAGCCTCATTCCTTTTCTATTCCACATTTTCACTTCAATCCTCTCTTTACCAATCAAAGAGAATCTGACAACTTAAAG ATTTCCACACCAGAACGTGGGTCATTAACCGGGATAAAACTTGAGAAATTGGGACATATTAAGGAAGAAGTGGACGAGGCAAGTGGGTGTGGATTAGCGTTATCACTTTCGTTACACCATCCTCTGGTCCAGATGAGCAATGGTTGTTCCTCGACCAGCGAAATCAGTGAGGAGGCACACTCAAGGCTTAATCTAAGTGATCACTCTTCGGACAAATGTAGTGTAAATCTAGATTTATCTATTGCTCTATGCCACTAA